A genome region from Bombilactobacillus bombi includes the following:
- the dnaB gene encoding replicative DNA helicase: MNNELIQRIPPNNKEAEQSVLGSILLRPEAIIEAMEYVTEESFYQHAHQLIFAAMVELNENDQGIDVVTVKNILDDKNQLDDIGGVSYLAELASVVPTAANVMYYAKIVADKALLRRLIATATDIVAQGYEDQDADVTNILDEAERRIMNVGEEQASGGFKKIGDVLNTTIENIDQRAQEDSQVTGLSTGYSELDKVTAGLHEDELIILAARPGVGKTAFALNVAENVAVHTPTTVAIFSLEMGAEQLASRLLCAQGSIDANNLRTGNLNDEEWQNLIVATGILSRTSMYIDDTPGVKMAEIRAKCRRLAKETGNLGLIIVDYLQLIEGTGQENRQQEVSVISRQLKKLAKELHVPVIALSQLSRGVEQRQDKRPMLSDIRESGSIEQDADVVAFLYRDDYYNDGNEDEDETEDTNAGEVEVIVGKNRSGPRGTVKLLFVKSYNKFAAISPLTEGQS, translated from the coding sequence ATGAATAATGAACTGATTCAAAGAATACCACCTAATAACAAAGAGGCAGAACAATCAGTTTTAGGCTCAATTTTATTGCGTCCAGAAGCTATCATTGAAGCTATGGAATATGTAACTGAGGAGTCCTTTTATCAACATGCTCATCAGTTGATTTTTGCTGCAATGGTGGAATTAAATGAAAATGATCAAGGAATTGATGTTGTAACTGTAAAAAATATTCTTGATGATAAAAATCAATTAGATGATATTGGTGGTGTGAGTTATTTAGCAGAATTAGCTAGCGTAGTTCCCACAGCTGCCAATGTAATGTATTATGCAAAAATTGTAGCTGATAAAGCCTTATTACGTCGTTTAATTGCCACCGCAACAGATATTGTTGCTCAAGGGTATGAAGATCAAGATGCTGATGTTACCAACATCTTAGATGAAGCTGAGCGGCGAATTATGAATGTAGGTGAAGAACAGGCCAGTGGTGGTTTTAAAAAAATTGGCGATGTTTTAAATACTACTATTGAAAATATTGATCAACGCGCCCAAGAAGATTCTCAAGTAACGGGACTATCTACTGGATATTCGGAATTAGATAAAGTAACAGCTGGTTTACATGAAGATGAATTGATAATATTAGCTGCTCGTCCTGGAGTAGGAAAAACAGCCTTTGCCTTAAATGTTGCTGAAAATGTCGCCGTGCATACACCAACAACAGTTGCAATTTTTAGCTTAGAAATGGGTGCAGAACAGTTGGCTAGCCGGTTATTGTGTGCCCAAGGCAGCATTGACGCTAATAATTTACGGACTGGTAATTTAAATGACGAAGAATGGCAAAATTTAATTGTTGCTACGGGTATTTTGTCGAGAACATCAATGTATATTGATGATACTCCGGGAGTCAAAATGGCAGAAATCCGGGCAAAATGCCGGCGTCTAGCTAAAGAAACAGGGAATTTAGGTCTTATAATAGTTGATTATTTACAATTAATCGAAGGTACTGGGCAAGAAAACCGGCAGCAGGAAGTTTCCGTAATATCGCGACAATTAAAAAAGTTAGCCAAGGAATTACATGTTCCCGTTATTGCCTTATCGCAATTATCGCGTGGAGTAGAGCAACGTCAAGATAAACGACCGATGCTTTCTGATATTCGCGAATCTGGCTCAATTGAACAAGATGCTGATGTTGTTGCTTTTTTATATCGTGATGATTATTACAATGATGGTAATGAAGATGAAGATGAAACAGAAGATACCAATGCAGGTGAAGTGGAAGTAATTGTTGGTAAGAATCGATCGGGACCTCGAGGAACGGTCAAATTATTATTTGTGAAGTCTTACAACAAATTTGCTGCTATTTCACCATTGACGGAAGGGCAGTCATGA
- a CDS encoding LrgB family protein → MHYLANPLFGVFLSLVVYEIGEYLFKKTKGFFLTQPLFVAMVLGIIILVIMAKVFNVSTAEMYTKAYKPGGDLIFWFLNPATIAFAVPLYKRNDVFKKNWVIIVCSLLVGTFISLFAITGIAKLIGLSKVGVASMLSQSATTAIALPLSTAVGGNPAVTAMACILNAVIIYALGKPLVKWFRLESDPVGEGLGLGTAGHTVGSAFALKLGSVQGAMAAVSVVLIGVIDNVAVPIFARLLGL, encoded by the coding sequence ATGCATTATTTAGCTAATCCATTATTTGGGGTATTTTTATCATTAGTAGTCTATGAAATTGGTGAGTATTTATTTAAGAAAACTAAGGGGTTCTTTTTAACACAACCTTTATTTGTAGCAATGGTTTTGGGAATTATAATCTTAGTAATCATGGCTAAAGTGTTTAATGTTTCAACTGCTGAAATGTATACTAAGGCTTATAAACCAGGTGGTGATCTAATTTTTTGGTTTTTAAATCCAGCAACTATTGCGTTTGCGGTACCTTTATATAAACGTAATGATGTTTTTAAGAAGAATTGGGTTATTATTGTATGCAGTTTGTTAGTTGGTACCTTTATTTCTTTATTTGCAATTACTGGTATTGCTAAATTAATTGGTTTAAGCAAAGTCGGAGTAGCTTCAATGCTTAGCCAATCTGCTACAACAGCAATTGCATTACCACTCTCAACAGCAGTTGGAGGAAATCCTGCAGTCACTGCCATGGCTTGTATTTTGAATGCGGTTATTATTTATGCTCTAGGTAAGCCATTAGTTAAGTGGTTTCGTCTAGAATCAGATCCTGTAGGTGAAGGACTAGGATTAGGAACTGCTGGACATACAGTTGGTTCTGCCTTTGCTTTGAAGTTAGGCTCAGTTCAAGGAGCAATGGCAGCAGTTTCTGTGGTTTTAATCGGGGTAATTGATAATGTGGCTGTACCGATTTTCGCACGGTTGCTGGGCTTATAA
- a CDS encoding CidA/LrgA family protein, which produces MEKSNENKKSAPLLIQMLIYAAILFVAQFISDSMPKSFPLPTAVIGLVLLYLLLTFKVIKVEWVDSFGAAMIGLIGFLFVPSGISLAGNLKIMQAEGVQLVIVILIATVILLVVTAYTTRFFNWIKIKLTHQDVSSTAKGGK; this is translated from the coding sequence ATGGAAAAATCAAATGAAAACAAAAAGTCTGCGCCATTGTTAATTCAAATGCTAATTTATGCGGCAATTTTATTTGTGGCACAGTTTATTTCAGATTCAATGCCAAAATCTTTTCCTTTACCAACTGCTGTAATTGGATTAGTGCTCTTATATTTATTACTTACTTTTAAAGTAATTAAAGTTGAATGGGTAGATTCATTTGGAGCAGCAATGATTGGACTAATCGGATTTTTATTTGTTCCATCAGGTATTTCTTTAGCTGGGAATTTAAAAATTATGCAGGCGGAAGGTGTGCAATTAGTGATTGTTATTTTGATTGCAACAGTCATTTTATTAGTTGTAACAGCTTATACGACGCGTTTTTTCAACTGGATAAAAATTAAATTAACACACCAAGATGTTAGTTCTACTGCTAAGGGAGGAAAATAA
- a CDS encoding LytTR family transcriptional regulator DNA-binding domain-containing protein, producing MKILIIDDEQLARTELAYLINQSSCFNNEQVNIFQSEDINHGLGILIKEQIDIIFLDISLNGENGFELAQQLHQLSYSPLIIFATAYDEFAAKAFNVDAIDYVLKPFEPKRIDQALFKAIKALNKRSDITTESLTNLLTIELQDRNVVIKQDSLISATVNDGILTIITKTEQYQTKNTLSWIKKRLTGTKFVQVHRKSLVNLEAVKEVQPWFNHTIILIMTNGDKVQVGRSYQKKVKQLLGV from the coding sequence ATGAAAATTTTAATTATTGATGATGAACAATTGGCACGTACGGAATTAGCCTATTTAATTAACCAAAGTTCTTGTTTTAATAATGAGCAAGTGAACATTTTTCAAAGTGAGGATATTAATCATGGGTTAGGAATTCTGATAAAAGAACAAATTGATATTATTTTTTTAGATATCTCACTGAATGGTGAAAATGGTTTTGAATTAGCTCAACAATTGCATCAATTGTCGTATTCACCGTTAATTATTTTTGCAACTGCCTATGATGAATTCGCAGCTAAGGCTTTTAATGTAGATGCGATTGATTATGTGTTAAAACCATTTGAACCAAAAAGAATTGACCAAGCTCTTTTTAAGGCAATCAAAGCGTTAAATAAACGGTCAGATATTACTACAGAATCTTTAACAAATTTATTAACTATTGAATTACAAGATCGAAATGTTGTAATTAAACAAGATAGTCTAATTTCAGCTACAGTTAATGATGGTATTTTGACAATTATAACGAAGACAGAGCAGTATCAAACTAAAAATACACTCAGTTGGATTAAGAAACGCTTGACAGGAACTAAATTTGTGCAAGTACATCGTAAATCTTTGGTTAATTTAGAAGCAGTTAAAGAAGTTCAACCGTGGTTTAACCATACAATAATTTTAATAATGACTAATGGTGATAAAGTTCAAGTCGGGCGTTCGTATCAAAAGAAGGTCAAACAACTTCTTGGCGTATAA
- a CDS encoding LytS/YhcK type 5TM receptor domain-containing protein, which translates to MFNLLILLAERLGFILILAFLLVNTSFFRNLIKSRKLKSQIWLALIFSIFVIISNLTGVEITNSREVVMPTIITNLSQSYSIANTRTLVITTASLTAGPWVGVFVGLVGGVHRFIFSNFSDSFYIVSSVLIGFLVGKIGDRVKGNQLYPSNIWVAILGLSAEFVQMAFICIFRGFGLVKLVIVPMTFLNTVGSCLFIEILKTYLSNERQLRAVQTKDVLELTNKTLPYFRKGLDLDSARHVCEIIKKYTNFDAVGLTDKVNVLAHVGAGADHHIANEPVLTDLSKTVILTGKKQIAYTKSEIGCPHDHCPLAAAIVIPLQVNQETIGALKVYFTDSDKLTVVEENLVDGLGTIFSGQLAIGIAEEQTSLINEAEIKALQVQISPHFFFNALNTIAALMRVSQDKAREAVVQLSVFFRSSLQNGQEKEVTLEQEKKHIDAYMNLENLRFPDRFQLKYQIEVSQEVLIPAFCLQIFVENAVRHAFKGQKKNNLIVVKIVPYNQDYFKIQVQDNGQGINPQILPQILEKPIQQTRGTGTALYNLNRRLNGLYGSISQIKITTKPTGTCFTILIPWQHKKGESPS; encoded by the coding sequence GTGTTTAATTTATTAATTCTCTTGGCTGAACGTTTAGGATTCATCTTGATTTTAGCTTTTTTACTTGTAAATACGAGCTTTTTTCGAAATCTAATTAAAAGTCGTAAACTAAAATCACAAATATGGTTAGCCTTAATTTTTTCTATTTTTGTGATTATTTCTAATTTAACTGGAGTGGAAATTACTAATTCTAGAGAAGTAGTAATGCCGACTATCATTACTAATTTGTCGCAATCATATTCAATTGCAAATACTAGAACTTTAGTTATTACTACTGCAAGTTTAACTGCTGGACCTTGGGTAGGCGTCTTTGTGGGTTTAGTAGGCGGAGTACATCGGTTTATTTTTAGTAATTTTTCGGATTCTTTTTACATAGTTAGTTCAGTTTTAATTGGATTTTTGGTGGGCAAAATTGGAGATCGTGTTAAGGGAAATCAACTTTATCCATCTAATATCTGGGTTGCTATCTTAGGTTTGAGTGCCGAATTTGTTCAAATGGCTTTTATTTGCATTTTCCGAGGATTTGGTTTGGTAAAATTAGTTATTGTTCCTATGACTTTTTTAAATACAGTGGGCTCTTGCTTATTTATTGAAATTTTAAAAACATACCTATCTAATGAACGACAGTTGCGAGCAGTTCAAACTAAAGATGTATTGGAATTAACAAATAAAACTTTGCCATATTTTCGGAAGGGATTAGATTTAGATTCTGCACGTCATGTGTGTGAAATTATTAAAAAATATACCAATTTTGATGCTGTAGGTCTTACTGATAAAGTGAACGTCTTAGCTCATGTCGGAGCAGGTGCTGATCATCATATAGCTAATGAACCAGTATTAACGGATCTTTCAAAGACGGTTATTTTAACTGGTAAGAAGCAAATAGCATATACGAAGTCCGAAATTGGCTGTCCACATGACCATTGCCCATTGGCTGCAGCAATTGTAATTCCTTTACAAGTTAATCAAGAAACTATAGGTGCTTTAAAAGTCTATTTTACTGATTCTGATAAGTTAACCGTAGTTGAAGAAAATTTAGTTGATGGCTTAGGAACAATTTTTTCTGGACAATTAGCAATTGGTATTGCAGAAGAACAAACTTCGCTAATTAATGAGGCTGAAATTAAGGCCTTACAAGTTCAAATTAGTCCACATTTCTTTTTTAATGCTTTAAATACCATTGCAGCACTAATGAGAGTTAGTCAAGACAAAGCTCGCGAAGCTGTGGTTCAACTGAGTGTTTTTTTTAGATCTAGTTTGCAAAATGGTCAAGAAAAAGAAGTAACATTAGAACAAGAAAAAAAGCATATTGATGCTTATATGAATTTAGAGAATTTGCGTTTTCCTGATCGCTTTCAGCTCAAATATCAAATTGAAGTTTCTCAAGAAGTGTTAATTCCAGCTTTTTGTCTGCAAATATTTGTTGAAAATGCTGTTCGCCATGCTTTTAAAGGGCAAAAAAAGAATAATTTGATTGTCGTTAAAATAGTTCCATACAACCAAGATTATTTTAAAATTCAAGTTCAAGATAATGGACAAGGTATTAATCCGCAAATTTTACCGCAAATTTTGGAAAAACCAATTCAACAAACACGTGGTACGGGTACGGCATTATATAATCTTAATCGGCGTTTAAATGGACTTTATGGCAGTATTAGTCAAATTAAGATTACTACTAAACCAACAGGAACATGTTTTACAATATTAATACCTTGGCAACATAAAAAGGGGGAATCACCATCATGA
- the rplI gene encoding 50S ribosomal protein L9, whose translation MRVIFTQDVRGRGKRGEVKEVADGYAQNFLIKNGKAKKATPAAMKALNAQKAADQREKDEEYASAEMIKSFLEKDETVVELHSKAGNDSRLFGSIPSKQIAQALADQYQIDIDKRKIVLPEPIKSLGYTNVPVKLYPGVEAKIRVHVSEK comes from the coding sequence ATGCGAGTAATTTTTACCCAAGATGTACGTGGCCGTGGTAAACGCGGTGAAGTTAAAGAAGTAGCTGATGGATATGCCCAAAATTTTCTAATTAAAAATGGCAAAGCAAAAAAAGCTACTCCTGCAGCCATGAAGGCATTGAATGCCCAAAAGGCTGCTGATCAGCGAGAAAAAGATGAAGAATATGCAAGTGCTGAAATGATTAAGTCTTTTTTGGAAAAAGATGAAACTGTGGTCGAATTACATTCTAAAGCAGGAAATGATAGCCGCTTATTTGGCTCAATTCCTAGTAAGCAAATCGCGCAAGCCTTAGCAGATCAATATCAAATTGATATTGATAAACGTAAAATTGTTTTGCCAGAACCCATTAAGTCTTTGGGATATACGAATGTACCTGTGAAATTATATCCGGGAGTAGAAGCAAAAATTCGTGTTCACGTTAGTGAAAAATAA